In Streptomyces chartreusis NRRL 3882, the following are encoded in one genomic region:
- a CDS encoding GNAT family N-acetyltransferase, protein MPFLISPVLTPEAFTGRPQPTLATGDGLLLRPWRAGDAPAVYEVFQDPVMHQWHARTAGSEGEVAGWIRDWHQAWEEEREAQWAVVDADSDRLLGRVALRGIRLDDGTAEVAYWTVPAARGRGIAVRATTALARWALDEIGFHRLELLHAVRNEASCRVASRTGFALEGTKRSAVLHPDGWHDMHLHARVRGD, encoded by the coding sequence ATGCCCTTTCTCATCAGCCCGGTTCTGACCCCCGAGGCCTTCACCGGCCGGCCGCAGCCCACCCTCGCCACCGGCGACGGACTCCTCCTGCGCCCCTGGCGGGCCGGGGACGCGCCCGCGGTGTACGAGGTGTTCCAGGACCCGGTGATGCACCAGTGGCACGCCCGGACCGCCGGCTCCGAGGGGGAGGTCGCCGGCTGGATCCGCGACTGGCATCAGGCCTGGGAGGAGGAGCGGGAGGCGCAGTGGGCCGTCGTCGACGCGGACTCCGACCGGCTGCTGGGGCGAGTGGCGCTGCGCGGGATACGGCTCGACGACGGCACGGCGGAGGTCGCGTACTGGACCGTCCCGGCGGCACGCGGCCGGGGCATCGCCGTCCGGGCCACGACCGCACTCGCCCGCTGGGCGCTCGACGAGATCGGATTCCACCGTCTCGAACTGCTGCACGCCGTGCGCAACGAGGCCTCCTGCCGGGTCGCCTCGCGGACCGGGTTCGCCCTCGAAGGCACCAAGCGCAGCGCCGTCCTGCACCCGGACGGCTGGCACGACATGCATCTGCACGCGCGCGTGCGGGGCGACTGA
- a CDS encoding 5'-3' exonuclease gives MRGVTGRLMLLDTASLYFRAYFGVPDSVKAPDGTPVNAVRGLLDFIDRLVRDHRPDHLVACMDADWRPHWRVELIPSYKAHRVAEEHAAGPDEEEVPDTLSPQVPVIEAVLDAVGIARVGVAGYEADDVIGTFTARAEGPVDIVTGDRDLYQLVDDARGVRVLYPLKGVGTLQLTDEAWLREKYGVDGSGYADLALLRGDPSDGLPGVPGIGEKTAAKLLAEFGDLAGILAAVEDRGSKLTPTQRRRLDEARPYLAVAPKVVRVADDVPLPDVTTAVPRTPRDPAELEVLAARWGLGGSLERLLTTLAA, from the coding sequence ATGCGTGGCGTGACCGGACGACTGATGCTCCTCGACACCGCCTCCCTGTACTTCCGCGCCTACTTCGGCGTCCCGGACTCGGTGAAGGCACCGGACGGCACGCCGGTGAACGCCGTGCGCGGGCTGCTCGACTTCATCGACCGCCTGGTCCGGGACCACCGGCCGGACCACCTGGTGGCCTGCATGGACGCCGACTGGCGGCCGCACTGGCGGGTGGAGCTGATCCCCTCCTACAAGGCCCACCGCGTCGCCGAGGAACACGCGGCAGGACCGGACGAGGAGGAGGTGCCCGACACGCTGTCGCCGCAGGTGCCGGTCATCGAGGCGGTGCTGGACGCGGTGGGCATCGCGCGCGTGGGCGTCGCCGGCTACGAGGCCGACGACGTGATCGGCACGTTCACCGCGCGGGCCGAGGGCCCGGTCGACATCGTCACGGGCGACCGCGATCTGTACCAGCTGGTGGACGATGCGCGCGGGGTGCGCGTGCTGTACCCGCTGAAGGGCGTGGGCACGTTGCAGCTCACCGATGAGGCCTGGCTGCGTGAAAAGTATGGGGTCGACGGCAGCGGGTACGCGGATCTGGCCCTGCTGCGCGGCGACCCCAGCGACGGCCTGCCGGGGGTGCCGGGCATCGGCGAGAAGACGGCCGCCAAGCTGCTGGCCGAGTTCGGGGACCTGGCCGGGATCCTGGCGGCGGTCGAGGACCGGGGCTCGAAGCTGACGCCGACGCAGCGCAGGCGGCTGGACGAGGCGCGTCCGTATCTCGCGGTGGCGCCGAAGGTGGTCCGGGTCGCGGACGACGTACCACTGCCGGACGTCACGACGGCGGTGCCTCGGACGCCGCGCGACCCTGCTGAGCTGGAGGTACTGGCGGCCCGCTGGGGACTGGGCGGGTCACTGGAGCGCCTGCTGACGACGCTCGCGGCGTGA
- a CDS encoding GTP-binding protein, which yields MDFKGSDTIPGPRAEDQLPHTAQAAAKIVIVGGFGVGKTTMVGSVSEIKPLTTEETMTQAGIGVDDNFGSASKTATTVAMDFGRISITDQLVLYLFGTPGQQRFWFLWNGLFEGALGAVVLVDTRRLEVSFDVMGRLEERGVPFVVAINSFPDAPRYPIEELRTALDLSPDIPIMECDARRRASSRDVLMTLMRFLHSLAMTGSLT from the coding sequence ATGGACTTCAAAGGCTCTGACACCATCCCGGGCCCCCGGGCCGAGGACCAGTTGCCGCACACGGCACAGGCCGCGGCCAAGATCGTGATCGTGGGGGGCTTCGGTGTCGGAAAGACGACCATGGTCGGCTCGGTCAGCGAGATCAAACCGCTGACCACCGAGGAGACCATGACGCAGGCCGGCATCGGTGTCGACGACAACTTCGGTTCCGCGTCCAAGACGGCCACCACCGTGGCGATGGACTTCGGCCGGATCAGCATCACCGACCAGCTCGTGCTGTACCTCTTCGGCACACCCGGCCAGCAGCGCTTCTGGTTCCTGTGGAACGGCCTGTTCGAGGGCGCGCTCGGCGCGGTGGTCCTGGTCGACACCCGCCGCCTGGAGGTCAGCTTCGACGTCATGGGGCGTCTGGAGGAACGCGGCGTGCCGTTCGTGGTCGCCATCAACTCCTTCCCGGACGCTCCCCGTTACCCCATCGAGGAGCTGCGCACGGCGCTCGACCTCTCCCCGGACATCCCGATCATGGAGTGCGACGCGCGGCGGCGGGCTTCCAGCCGCGACGTCCTGATGACCCTCATGCGCTTCCTGCACTCGCTCGCCATGACGGGCTCACTCACCTGA
- a CDS encoding quaternary amine ABC transporter ATP-binding protein, with the protein MSARLQAESLYKVFGRRPDQAVERLRAGADREELRAEGATAAVIDASFTVEPGQIFVVMGLSGSGKSTLLRMLNGLLDPTAGHVRFDGQDLTTLGDRELREVRSRKISMVFQHFALFPHRSVRENAAYGLEVQGVPRAERVRRADEALALCGLAGWEKSWPDELSGGMQQRVGLARALATDADLLLMDESFSALDPLIRRDMQDQLLELQQKLKKTIVFITHDLNEAMRLGDRIAVMRDGRIVQIGTAQDILLRPENDYVASFTQDVDRSRVLTAGELMDTSVTGDDPGCHCETATADTPFTELCAISARLSHPVSVVDEGNKLIGVVPRQRLVGFLGDEQDTTPEPCDSPRDKGGEKVIARA; encoded by the coding sequence GTGTCAGCAAGGCTTCAGGCGGAGAGCCTGTACAAGGTGTTCGGCCGGAGACCGGACCAGGCGGTCGAGCGGCTCCGTGCCGGGGCCGACCGGGAGGAGCTGCGCGCCGAGGGCGCGACCGCCGCCGTGATCGACGCGTCCTTCACCGTCGAGCCCGGCCAGATCTTCGTCGTCATGGGCCTGTCCGGATCCGGCAAGTCCACCCTGCTGCGCATGCTGAACGGCCTGCTCGACCCGACCGCCGGACATGTGCGCTTCGACGGCCAGGACCTGACCACGCTCGGCGACCGTGAGCTGCGCGAGGTCCGCTCCCGGAAGATCAGCATGGTGTTCCAGCACTTCGCGCTCTTCCCGCACCGCAGCGTCCGGGAGAACGCCGCCTACGGTCTGGAAGTGCAGGGCGTGCCCCGCGCCGAGCGCGTACGCCGCGCCGACGAGGCGCTCGCCCTGTGCGGCCTGGCCGGCTGGGAGAAGTCCTGGCCCGACGAGCTGTCCGGCGGCATGCAGCAGCGCGTGGGCCTCGCCCGCGCGCTCGCCACCGACGCCGACCTGCTGCTGATGGACGAGTCCTTCAGCGCGCTGGACCCGCTGATCCGCCGCGACATGCAGGACCAGCTGCTGGAGCTCCAGCAGAAGCTGAAGAAGACGATCGTCTTCATCACCCACGACCTGAACGAGGCCATGCGCCTCGGCGACCGCATCGCCGTCATGCGCGACGGCCGCATCGTGCAGATCGGCACCGCGCAGGACATCCTGCTGCGGCCGGAGAACGACTACGTCGCGTCCTTCACCCAGGACGTCGACCGTTCCCGTGTGCTGACCGCCGGCGAGCTCATGGACACCTCGGTCACCGGCGACGACCCCGGCTGCCACTGCGAGACGGCCACCGCCGACACCCCGTTCACGGAACTGTGCGCGATCAGCGCCCGGCTCTCCCACCCCGTCTCGGTCGTGGACGAGGGCAACAAGCTGATCGGCGTCGTCCCCCGGCAGCGCCTGGTCGGCTTCCTCGGCGACGAGCAGGACACCACCCCGGAGCCCTGCGACTCCCCGCGGGACAAGGGCGGAGAGAAGGTGATCGCCCGTGCCTAG
- a CDS encoding RluA family pseudouridine synthase codes for MRRKTRIPPAPLPQRHGVDPVRVRLPAAGPWTTVREHLVERLSGAGDGVVDGMFDAGLVVGADGRAVPADAAYVPGTFVWFHRELPHEVPVPFPLEVVYRDEHIVVVDKPHFLATTPRGSHVAETALARLRRELDIPTLAAAHRLDRLTAGLVLFTVRPEERGAYQTLFRDRLVRKEYEAVAPYDPGLVLPRTVRSRIVKERGELTAREVAGEPNAVSRVELVDHRPDGSGGLARYRLVPGTGQTHQLRVHLAALGVPILGDPLYPEVTAPVPAGDFRRPLQLLARALEFTDPVTGEEHRFRSSRVLAAWASYDRWAAGTYDGPSDGQ; via the coding sequence ATGAGACGGAAGACGCGCATCCCGCCCGCTCCCCTGCCGCAGCGCCACGGGGTGGACCCGGTGCGGGTACGACTGCCCGCCGCGGGGCCGTGGACCACGGTGCGTGAGCATCTGGTGGAGCGGCTCTCCGGTGCCGGTGACGGGGTCGTCGACGGGATGTTCGACGCGGGGCTCGTCGTCGGGGCGGACGGGCGGGCCGTGCCGGCGGACGCTGCGTATGTGCCCGGGACGTTCGTGTGGTTCCACCGGGAGCTGCCCCACGAGGTGCCGGTGCCGTTCCCGCTGGAGGTCGTGTACCGGGACGAGCACATCGTCGTCGTCGACAAACCCCACTTCCTCGCCACCACCCCGCGCGGCAGCCATGTCGCCGAGACCGCGCTGGCCCGGCTGCGCCGCGAGCTGGACATCCCCACCCTCGCCGCCGCGCACCGCCTGGACCGGCTCACCGCCGGACTCGTGCTGTTCACCGTGCGGCCCGAGGAGCGCGGCGCGTACCAGACGCTGTTCCGCGACCGGCTCGTGCGCAAGGAGTACGAGGCCGTCGCGCCGTACGATCCCGGCCTCGTACTCCCCCGGACCGTCCGCAGCCGGATCGTGAAGGAGCGCGGCGAGCTCACCGCCCGGGAGGTGGCGGGCGAGCCCAACGCCGTCAGCCGCGTCGAACTCGTCGACCACCGCCCGGACGGGTCCGGCGGACTCGCCCGCTACCGGCTCGTGCCCGGCACCGGGCAGACCCACCAGCTGCGCGTGCACCTGGCCGCGCTGGGCGTGCCGATCCTCGGCGACCCGCTCTACCCCGAGGTCACCGCGCCCGTGCCGGCCGGTGACTTCCGGCGCCCGCTCCAACTGCTCGCCCGCGCCCTGGAGTTCACCGACCCGGTCACGGGCGAGGAGCACCGGTTCCGCAGCAGCCGGGTGCTCGCGGCCTGGGCTTCGTACGACCGGTGGGCCGCCGGGACGTACGACGGCCCGTCGGACGGTCAGTAA
- a CDS encoding cytochrome P450 → MTPESHASTGTDTSLPGPPPGCPAHGLGPGGLHRLHESEDLAGLYEQLRKEHGPVAPVLLHDDVPIWIVLGHAENLHMVRSPTQFCRDSRIWTPLRDGLVKPDHPLMPHIAWQPIASHAEGDEHKRLRGAVQGAISTIDFRSLRRYINRSTQAIVNRFCEQGEADLVGQFAEHLPMAVMCEILGMPDEYNDRLVESARDALKGTKTAIASHSYVMDVLSRLTVRRRAQPEEDLASFLITHPARLTDDEVREHLRLVLFAAYEATTNLLSNVLLTVLIDPRFRAQLNGGQMTVPEAVEQSLWNEPPFSTVFAYFAKQETELGGQRIRRGDGLLFAPLPANVDPRVRPDLKASMQGNRSHLAFGGGPHECPGQDIGRSIADVGVDALLMRLPDVELDCDEDELRWTASIASRHLVALPVAFAPKPPQDVTETPNHNHVPTQRSDWQIGITQPQPQPQPQPVPAAAQPQPAPAQPQPDPVPPQARPVAEEPARRKGVWQRFLSWWRGY, encoded by the coding sequence GTGACGCCTGAATCCCACGCCTCGACGGGTACGGACACCTCCCTGCCCGGCCCGCCCCCCGGCTGCCCCGCGCACGGCCTCGGGCCCGGAGGGCTGCACCGGCTGCACGAGTCGGAGGACCTGGCAGGGCTGTACGAGCAGCTGCGGAAGGAGCACGGCCCCGTGGCGCCCGTGCTGCTCCACGACGACGTACCGATCTGGATCGTGCTCGGCCACGCCGAGAACCTGCACATGGTGCGCTCGCCCACCCAGTTCTGCCGGGACAGCCGTATCTGGACCCCGCTCAGGGACGGCCTGGTCAAGCCCGATCACCCGCTGATGCCGCACATCGCCTGGCAGCCCATCGCCTCGCACGCCGAGGGCGACGAGCACAAGCGGCTGCGCGGCGCGGTCCAGGGCGCTATCTCGACCATCGACTTCCGCAGCCTGCGCCGCTACATCAACCGCAGCACGCAGGCCATCGTCAACCGTTTCTGCGAGCAGGGCGAGGCCGACCTCGTCGGCCAGTTCGCCGAGCACCTGCCGATGGCGGTGATGTGCGAGATCCTCGGCATGCCCGACGAGTACAACGACCGTCTCGTCGAGTCCGCCCGCGACGCGCTCAAGGGCACCAAGACGGCGATCGCCAGCCACTCCTACGTCATGGACGTCCTGAGCCGGCTCACCGTCAGGCGCCGCGCCCAGCCGGAGGAGGACCTGGCCAGCTTCCTTATCACCCACCCGGCCCGGCTGACCGACGACGAGGTCAGGGAGCACCTGCGCCTGGTGCTCTTCGCCGCCTACGAGGCCACCACCAACCTGCTGTCCAACGTGCTGCTCACGGTGCTGATCGACCCGCGCTTCCGCGCCCAGCTCAACGGCGGCCAGATGACGGTGCCGGAGGCGGTGGAGCAGTCGCTGTGGAACGAGCCGCCGTTCAGCACGGTCTTCGCCTACTTCGCCAAGCAGGAGACCGAACTGGGCGGGCAGCGCATCCGCCGGGGTGACGGGCTGCTCTTCGCCCCGCTGCCGGCCAACGTCGACCCGCGGGTGCGGCCCGACCTGAAGGCCAGCATGCAGGGCAACCGGTCGCACCTCGCGTTCGGCGGCGGCCCGCACGAGTGTCCCGGTCAGGACATCGGCCGCTCCATCGCGGACGTCGGCGTCGACGCGCTGCTGATGCGGTTGCCGGACGTCGAACTCGACTGCGACGAGGACGAGTTGCGCTGGACGGCGTCCATCGCCTCCCGGCACCTCGTGGCACTGCCGGTGGCGTTCGCGCCCAAGCCGCCGCAGGACGTGACGGAGACGCCGAACCACAACCACGTCCCCACCCAGCGCTCCGACTGGCAGATCGGCATCACGCAGCCGCAGCCGCAGCCGCAGCCTCAGCCGGTACCGGCCGCCGCACAGCCGCAGCCCGCCCCGGCGCAACCCCAGCCGGACCCCGTACCGCCGCAGGCGCGGCCGGTGGCGGAGGAACCGGCCCGCCGCAAGGGCGTCTGGCAGCGCTTCCTGAGCTGGTGGCGCGGTTACTGA
- a CDS encoding DUF742 domain-containing protein: MTPPRRQRREPAPEPPKPEEGEGKVRNPERMYVVAGPDGERAELDLVTLIVARATDPPPSASPEQAALLRLCAAPLSVAELSAYLSLPFSAMGVLLTELLTADLVTARSPIVRQALPDRSLLEAVMNGLQRL, encoded by the coding sequence ATGACGCCTCCCCGACGCCAGAGGCGCGAACCCGCCCCGGAACCGCCCAAGCCCGAGGAGGGCGAGGGCAAGGTCCGCAACCCGGAGCGCATGTACGTGGTCGCCGGCCCGGACGGTGAACGGGCCGAGCTCGACCTGGTGACGTTAATCGTGGCGCGTGCCACGGACCCGCCGCCCTCCGCCTCGCCCGAGCAGGCGGCGCTGCTCCGGCTCTGCGCCGCCCCCCTGTCCGTGGCCGAGCTGTCGGCCTACCTCAGCCTGCCGTTCAGCGCGATGGGCGTGCTGCTCACCGAGCTGCTGACGGCGGATCTGGTGACGGCGCGCTCCCCGATCGTCCGCCAGGCGCTCCCCGACCGTTCCCTCCTCGAAGCGGTGATGAATGGACTTCAAAGGCTCTGA
- a CDS encoding roadblock/LC7 domain-containing protein — translation MIQQRGNFDWMLKQLADGVPGIEMIVVLSADGLRIARYGGEPDAADRVAAACAGLQSLASSVCQELTVGDGEMKLVMIEIDRGYFYLMNAGANAFLAVLSDVRCEPGRMSAMMRDLVVRIGGHLTSPPRRNGQIV, via the coding sequence GTGATCCAGCAGCGAGGCAATTTCGACTGGATGCTCAAGCAGCTCGCCGACGGCGTGCCGGGCATCGAGATGATCGTCGTGCTCTCGGCCGACGGCCTGCGCATCGCCCGCTACGGCGGCGAGCCCGACGCGGCCGACCGGGTGGCCGCGGCCTGCGCCGGGCTGCAGTCCCTCGCGAGCAGCGTCTGCCAGGAACTCACCGTGGGCGACGGCGAGATGAAGCTCGTCATGATCGAGATCGACCGGGGCTACTTCTACCTGATGAACGCCGGAGCCAACGCCTTCCTCGCGGTGCTCTCCGACGTGCGCTGCGAGCCCGGCCGGATGAGCGCCATGATGCGCGACCTCGTCGTGCGCATCGGCGGCCATCTGACCAGTCCGCCCCGGCGGAACGGGCAGATCGTATGA
- a CDS encoding siderophore-interacting protein, translating to MAERPGRQPRKPHSAQVVRTERLTPHMQRVVLGGEGLADFAAGTCTDHYVKLLFPPEGVTYPEPFDLQRIRDELPREQWPVTRTYTVRQWDAEHRELTLDFVIHGDEGLAGPWAARVQPGETVRFMGPGGAYAPDPAADWHLLVGDESALPAIARSLESLPHGARAYAFIEVSGPEEEQKIDSDVDVVWLHRGDRPLGEALVDAVRGLAFPEGRVHAFVHGEAHFVKELRRLLRVERGIAREDLSISGYWRRGHNEDGWQASKREWNARIEAEQESTPAA from the coding sequence ATGGCAGAGCGACCGGGACGCCAGCCGCGCAAGCCGCACTCCGCTCAGGTCGTCCGCACCGAGCGGCTGACCCCGCACATGCAGCGGGTGGTGCTCGGGGGTGAGGGCCTCGCCGACTTCGCGGCGGGCACGTGCACCGACCACTACGTGAAGCTGCTGTTCCCGCCCGAGGGCGTGACCTATCCGGAACCCTTCGACCTGCAGCGCATCCGCGACGAGCTGCCGCGCGAACAGTGGCCGGTGACCCGGACGTACACGGTGCGCCAGTGGGACGCCGAACACCGCGAGCTGACGCTGGACTTCGTCATCCACGGCGACGAGGGCCTGGCCGGCCCGTGGGCGGCGCGCGTCCAGCCGGGCGAGACCGTGCGGTTCATGGGCCCCGGCGGGGCGTACGCGCCCGACCCTGCCGCCGACTGGCATCTGCTCGTCGGCGACGAGAGCGCGCTGCCCGCGATCGCCCGCTCCCTGGAGTCACTGCCGCACGGGGCCAGGGCGTACGCCTTCATCGAGGTCTCCGGCCCCGAGGAGGAGCAGAAGATCGACTCGGACGTGGACGTCGTCTGGCTGCACCGCGGTGACCGGCCGCTCGGTGAGGCGCTCGTCGATGCCGTGCGGGGTCTGGCGTTCCCCGAAGGCCGCGTGCACGCCTTCGTCCACGGGGAGGCGCACTTCGTGAAGGAGCTGCGCCGGCTGCTCCGCGTCGAGCGCGGCATCGCGCGCGAGGACCTGTCGATCTCCGGCTACTGGCGCCGCGGCCACAACGAGGACGGCTGGCAGGCCTCGAAGCGGGAGTGGAACGCGCGCATCGAGGCGGAGCAGGAGAGCACCCCCGCCGCCTGA
- a CDS encoding sensor histidine kinase, which yields MVSVQSPPGRGELPYARVLLLPAIVMAAATGAAVALVTAPARLAVGWCGGIATVLVIATAVEAVRRGRALRKQRGEHARHTAHLEQRIAAHENELVRFSREIIPAALRLLSTGESPREVIRKLGLANPAFRDLPAPQAETLLTVLKIVDREVTMRDAAARSFVSVARRVQAIIHQQAEELREMEEDHGRNPEVFDDLLRIDHGNALIGRLADSVSVLGGGRPGRQWPEPVSLYSTLRGAMSRILEYRRIQLSSIAKISVKGIYVEPVIHAAAELLDNATRYSPPQTKVHVTATEVQTGVCIEIEDGGVNLNEEARARIEGMLEAAKAGVDLQDIGEHPRLGLAVVGRLCSAYNMQVSLRASAYGGVRAILIVPSEMITHEPGVGLAHGIGATGIPMPVGIPEGPKRTPKKRRPTNPRIPETVSLEDDDVPEVTEWTPNGLPQRRSRVKTSLTERIAQQAAYDREDREAAARGEANPWATPEPEVPPLRDMNAPDAPGKGLEAFWEGLKQGIEPGTHPTDFIRNPTKYLHLLNDPAPAEADDEGDLK from the coding sequence ATGGTGAGTGTTCAATCCCCTCCCGGTCGCGGTGAACTTCCCTACGCGCGCGTGCTGCTGCTGCCGGCCATAGTGATGGCCGCGGCGACCGGGGCAGCTGTCGCCCTGGTGACGGCGCCGGCCCGGCTCGCCGTCGGCTGGTGCGGTGGTATCGCCACCGTGCTGGTGATCGCGACGGCGGTCGAGGCGGTGCGCCGCGGCCGTGCCCTGCGCAAGCAGCGGGGCGAGCACGCCCGTCACACCGCGCATCTGGAACAGCGGATCGCGGCCCACGAGAACGAGTTGGTCCGTTTCTCGCGGGAGATCATCCCCGCGGCGCTCCGTCTGCTGAGCACCGGAGAATCCCCCAGGGAGGTGATTCGCAAGCTCGGTCTCGCCAACCCCGCGTTCCGCGACCTCCCGGCCCCGCAGGCCGAGACGCTGCTGACGGTGCTCAAGATCGTCGACCGCGAAGTGACCATGCGTGACGCCGCCGCGCGTTCCTTCGTCAGTGTCGCCCGCCGCGTGCAGGCGATCATCCACCAGCAGGCCGAGGAACTCCGGGAGATGGAGGAGGACCACGGCCGCAACCCCGAGGTCTTCGACGACCTGCTGCGCATCGACCACGGCAACGCCCTGATCGGCCGCCTCGCCGACTCCGTCTCCGTCCTCGGCGGCGGCCGCCCCGGACGGCAGTGGCCCGAACCGGTGTCCCTCTACAGCACCCTGCGCGGCGCCATGTCCCGCATCCTGGAGTACCGGCGCATCCAGCTGTCCTCCATCGCCAAGATCAGCGTCAAGGGCATCTACGTCGAGCCGGTCATCCACGCCGCCGCCGAACTCCTCGACAACGCCACGCGCTACTCGCCGCCGCAGACCAAGGTGCACGTCACCGCCACCGAGGTGCAGACCGGCGTCTGCATCGAGATCGAGGACGGCGGTGTCAACCTCAACGAGGAGGCGCGCGCCCGGATCGAGGGCATGCTGGAGGCCGCCAAGGCGGGCGTCGACCTCCAGGACATCGGCGAGCACCCGCGCCTCGGCCTCGCCGTCGTCGGTCGCCTCTGCTCGGCGTACAACATGCAGGTCTCGCTGCGCGCCTCCGCGTACGGCGGTGTCCGGGCCATCCTCATCGTGCCGAGCGAGATGATCACCCACGAGCCCGGCGTCGGACTCGCCCACGGCATCGGCGCCACCGGCATCCCCATGCCGGTCGGCATCCCCGAGGGGCCGAAGCGCACGCCCAAGAAGCGCCGCCCCACCAACCCGCGCATCCCCGAAACGGTCTCCCTGGAGGACGACGACGTCCCCGAGGTCACCGAGTGGACGCCGAACGGCCTGCCGCAGCGCCGCAGCCGGGTGAAGACGTCCCTCACCGAGCGGATCGCCCAGCAGGCCGCCTACGACCGGGAAGACCGGGAGGCCGCCGCCCGGGGCGAGGCGAACCCCTGGGCGACACCCGAGCCCGAGGTGCCTCCCCTGCGCGACATGAATGCCCCCGACGCCCCCGGCAAGGGCCTCGAGGCCTTCTGGGAGGGACTCAAGCAGGGCATCGAACCCGGCACCCACCCGACCGACTTCATCCGGAACCCGACCAAGTACCTGCACCTGCTCAACGACCCGGCCCCCGCCGAGGCCGATGACGAGGGGGACCTCAAGTGA